The following proteins come from a genomic window of Pseudomonas sp. Z8(2022):
- a CDS encoding OprD family porin, whose translation MNKKHCLALACSLALGGPLAHASSQSEAKGFIEDANLDLLLRNAYFNRDYKDNTNDAKTWGQGFIATFESGFTQGTVGFGVDAFGLLGVKLDSGRGRNYRAFFDTDSEGRPVDDLSQAGGAVKLRVSDTVIRYGNQFPSLPVLAHDDSRLLPQSFTGTLVTSNEIEGLELNAGRFTADSPMGDSARDPNRLKSIDVLGGSYAVSDDLSLAVYHADLEDMYKRYYANVNYNLALAADQALNFDFNIYRTKYDTDSVAAVELGGDGQGDRNTIWSLAAKYSIGAHAFIVAHQRNSGDAGFAYDYGDGGASIYLANSYYSDFNLKDERSWQASYELDFAEYGVPGLRYKFAYVRGDNIDTGNDNNGTEREIFNQIGYTIQSGAAKDLHLRLRNSIYRSSTDVGPDLNEIRAFVEYPLSIL comes from the coding sequence ATGAACAAGAAACACTGTCTCGCGCTGGCTTGCAGCCTCGCGCTGGGAGGGCCGTTGGCTCACGCCAGCAGCCAGTCCGAAGCCAAGGGTTTCATCGAGGACGCCAACCTCGATCTGCTGCTACGCAACGCCTATTTCAACCGCGACTACAAGGACAACACCAACGACGCCAAGACCTGGGGCCAGGGCTTTATCGCCACCTTCGAGTCCGGCTTCACCCAGGGCACGGTCGGCTTCGGTGTCGATGCCTTTGGCCTGCTCGGGGTCAAACTCGACAGTGGTCGTGGTCGCAACTATCGCGCCTTCTTCGATACCGACAGCGAAGGTCGCCCGGTGGACGACCTGTCCCAGGCCGGGGGCGCGGTGAAGCTGCGCGTTTCCGATACCGTGATCAGATATGGCAACCAGTTCCCTTCTCTGCCGGTTCTGGCTCACGACGACAGCCGTCTGCTGCCGCAGTCCTTCACCGGCACGCTGGTGACCAGCAACGAAATCGAAGGGCTGGAACTGAATGCAGGTCGCTTCACCGCCGACAGCCCGATGGGCGACTCGGCCCGCGACCCCAACCGCCTCAAGAGCATCGATGTGCTCGGCGGCAGCTACGCCGTCAGCGATGACCTGAGCCTGGCGGTCTATCACGCCGACCTCGAAGACATGTACAAGCGCTATTACGCCAACGTCAATTACAACCTGGCACTGGCTGCCGATCAGGCGCTGAACTTCGACTTCAACATCTACCGCACCAAGTACGACACCGACTCGGTGGCCGCAGTGGAGCTGGGCGGTGACGGCCAGGGCGATCGCAACACCATCTGGAGCCTGGCCGCCAAGTACAGCATCGGCGCCCATGCGTTCATCGTCGCCCATCAGCGCAACAGCGGCGACGCCGGTTTCGCCTATGACTACGGTGACGGCGGTGCCAGCATCTACCTGGCCAACTCCTACTACTCGGACTTCAACCTGAAGGACGAGCGCTCCTGGCAGGCCAGCTACGAGCTGGACTTCGCCGAGTACGGCGTGCCGGGTCTGCGCTACAAGTTCGCCTATGTACGCGGTGACAACATCGATACCGGCAACGACAACAACGGCACCGAGCGCGAGATCTTCAACCAGATCGGCTACACCATCCAGAGTGGTGCGGCCAAGGATCTGCACTTGCGCCTGCGCAACTCCATCTACCGCTCCAGCACCGACGTAGGGCCGGATCTCAACGAGATTCGGGCGTTCGTCGAATACCCGCTGAGCATCCTCTGA